The nucleotide sequence ATCCCGACGGCGTGCGCGAAGCGGAACACGACCTGGGCCGGCGTGGCCCGGCCGCGCGCGGCGATGCCGGCGACCAGCCGGTGGCGCAGCACTTCCGGGTTGGCGGTGAGGAGCGAGAAGCCCTGGTAGACGATCTTTCGATCCGTGCAGAACGATCGAACATCACGGTCCCAGCCGAGGCGGGCGAAGCAGCGGTTCTGGACGAAAGCCGGCGCCTCGGCGCCGGTGGCCGCCATCTGCTCGAGGTGTCGGAGGGAGACGTTGCTCACGCCGAGGAGCCGGGTGCGGCCGGCGTCGCGCTCCTTCACCATCGCGGCCCACACCCTGGCGTCGTCGTCGGTCCAGCCGTAGCCGGAGGCGGGCCCGTGCAGCACGTAGCTGTCGACGTGGTCGGCCCCCAGGTGCTCGAGGGAGCTCTGCATCGACTGGGCGACCTGCGTGGAAAGGTCGGCCGCGGGGTCGTAG is from Candidatus Methylomirabilota bacterium and encodes:
- a CDS encoding aldo/keto reductase, with the protein product TELALRMGFRGIDTANQRRHYFEAGVGQGLAAAYAAGVVTRADLFLQTKFTYQGGQDHRLPYDPAADLSTQVAQSMQSSLEHLGADHVDSYVLHGPASGYGWTDDDARVWAAMVKERDAGRTRLLGVSNVSLRHLEQMAATGAEAPAFVQNRCFARLGWDRDVRSFCTDRKIVYQGFSLLTANPEVLRHRLVAGIAARGRATPAQVVFRFAHAVGMLPLTGTSSAEHMKQDLASRDLALSADEVRAIESLAG